The following proteins are encoded in a genomic region of Eriocheir sinensis breed Jianghai 21 chromosome 2, ASM2467909v1, whole genome shotgun sequence:
- the LOC127002357 gene encoding rab3 GTPase-activating protein non-catalytic subunit-like yields the protein MLVSALSSMFTTMHSAFIITVLCPVTSSKTTSLRHSQLFIPVLHIARLAKMSCLLEEVADIGNPLEIVQWLCPHLCPGRGHSSPHSGRASTSLTDIDWSQEWDGWNDIDHGGGGGGTLSVSNEEISSQKRSSTSSPSPQPEASWLTECVTAMSPTCDLMAIGYKNRLVILSRRWENLSEEKEGMKLVTTWRGTVGYAPNDEISALLCLPLISQKQSSTGGPDWTCIIVGFSSGYVAMYTESGLVLLSQQFEDGVVLSLKCRTQPAGSPLLLAQDGTEELVILYPRAITTIDGFSLFQTLRGCRNQVAKAAASGGDTVTVPPLGYKKWGLVDQGTVVDCTAPGMSPPCVYDHMAYTSLAKGFNHSVSTGVPATSLHLTTGRSPFTGFLTAQEGSAPPFVADVARLYASKLKDALVSAASGWLFGKSKNKDVDPSKMKPKIESATPLPYRWSLPDKPRLGLTISMAAGRRLATVTDDLGRVTLIDVQKGTALRMWKGYRDADCGWVEVEGEWGGTKRWVTFLLIYAPRRGLLEVWMPQQGPRVAAFNVPKQSRLIYTPHTLLGTNSVRGVRCKVFPVIFITPDGTMSEITIPFHLALGGKTSKRARDLHLVKTLKAHLKSGSEAEVLTVISEIKTMAVRKQAVATLILSQHLTVSLLQGLLDLFLPIYTREEEVEVKEDVQMLDHESRLFGQQLVRLRQLLSLYLVLSKLHSAREASPDPEDSVLLEELAKILVLTPEETTDLMSACGCNEPFKAGSSKRVRFPEAELVLSIGSYIRCWDVSVGVLARDVGTSALPTQLKADIQLEKRIRLGELLFGWKWHRESIRKFHESVATSGANPESLLHLALEHWSHGSIPDIVATLHFGMVVHTLSSLAESKIVSDVSEQSEWWTVVRDKLVASEQPYHAYLAALLCRGVHATLETKIHQIRVKESVNRGEEMEITDEGNEESKTQATTTKFMSLNDWEGLSMEMVEWNLVLWQLGCLLPLSRLSSCLPSSGLVRQPKLEVSVKMLLDKGKGYVAELVANWFIGSGISLSVIKRLLTQHDKQRKKKQQLDMEVVEAEEETQIMPDEAPPSEEESESELYNYNEIFELLENVGDKFPHSVAGDSVLTNMAWELAAAWHKNPDDVTQLSQAVAHIAEIKNSHIRHGVSVMIWETWVSKSIQAALGLVEKVGRLPKDRLCLRDLGFGEHTLAPVFKASFSLLEQVLEANVVCEVEKPLVLTADRFWSGQEGSPALVELTIMQKATCYDLVYHHHQLLSVLFFIAHLNLKNMKPLSCFDGKGRSVFFKPLSTTWNLDGQTDPNVSKARMSLMCKVISASVNALPDNNSSSQGIPAGVRQALDLSRGWNMEVDPLYRQYICELYNSGFDKQAEEIIPMASDRAMLGSQLVLLAGQRLHHHLAVSTRSAHHQALTAPAITEWLKSLDSGSLRCPAVPLKLSVELLSQTLHLLPEGTQEYRMATALHQTFTAFVQDEEEEPGLPT from the exons ATGTTAGTTTCTGCACTCAGTAGTATGTTCACCACTATGCATTCAGCCTTTATAATCACTGTCCTCTGCCCCGTGACGTCATCCAAGACAACAAGCCTACGTCATAGTCAGCTGTTCATCCCTGTTCTCCATATTGCCAG ATTAGCAAAGATGTCCTGCCTGCTGGAGGAGGTAGCAGATATTGGcaaccctttggaaatagtgcAATGGTTGTGTCCTCACCTGTGTCCTGGCAGGGGGCACAGCTCACCCCACTCTGGCAGAGCCTCCACCAGTCTAACAG ACATAGATTGGAGTCAAGAATGGGATGGGTGGAATGACATtgaccatggaggaggaggaggaggaaccttgTCTGTCAGCAATGAGGAAATCAGTAGCCAGAAGAGATCCTCCACATCCTCCCCATCCCCACAACCTGAAGCCTCATGGCTGACTGAGTGTGTCACAGCGATGTCTCCAACCTGTGACCTCATGGCCATTGGCTACAAGAACAGACTGGTCATCTTATCTC GTCGGTGGGAAAACTtatcagaggagaaggaaggaatgaaactcGTCACCACCTGGAGAGGCACTGTTGGATATGCCCCAAA TGATGAGATCAGTGCCTTGCTGTGCCTGCCTCTCATCTCACAGAAGCAGAGCAGCACAGGAGGGCCTGACTGGACCTGCATCATTGTCGGCTTCAGCTCAGGATATGTAGCCATGTATACTGAA AGTGGCTTAGTGCTACTGTCCCAACAATTTGAGGATGGGGTGGTACTGAGCCTGAAGTGCCGCACCCAGCCAGCCGGGAGCCCCTTGTTGCTGGCACAGGATGGAACAGAGGAGCTGGTTATTCTGTACCCccgcgccatcaccaccatcgatgGTTTCTCTCTGTTCCAGACTCTTCGTGGGTGCAGGAATCAGGTGGCTAAAG CAGCTGCCAGTGGTGGGGACACAGTAACTGTACCCCCCCTTGGCTATAAAAAGTGGGGACTAGTGGACCAGGGCACGGTGGTGGACTGTACTGCCCCTGGCATGTCACCTCCTTGTGTTTATGACCACATGGCTTACACGTCTCTGGCCAAAGGTTTCAACCACTCAGTCTCCACAG GTGTGCCGGCCACCTCCCTGCACCTCACAACAGGGCGCTCTCCCTTCACGGGTTTCCTCACAGCACAGGAGGGCTCGGCTCCCCCGTTTGTGGCAGATGTGGCGCGCCTCTATGCCAGCAAACTGAAAGACGCTCTTGTCTCTGCCGCCAG TGGTTGGCTGTTTGGGAAAAGCAAAAACAAAGATGTCGATCCATCCAAGATGAAGCCGAAGATTGAGTCTGCAACTCCACTGCCTTATAG GTGGTCATTACCAGACAAGCCGAGACTAGGCCTCACCATCAGCATGGCAGCTGGTCGCCGGCTGGCCACTGTAACAGACGACCTTGGTCGTGTTACCCTCATTGATGTGCAGAAAGGCACTGCCCTTCGTATGTGGAAAG GCTACCGTGATGCTGACTGTGGCTGGGTGGAAGTTGAAGGTGAGTGGGGCGGCACCAAGCGCTGGGTGACCTTCCTGCTCATCTACGCCCCACGCCGAGGCCTGCTGGAGGTGTGGATGCCTCAGCAAGGGCCCAGAGTGGCAGCATTCAACGTGCCCAAACAGTCCAG GCTGATTTACACTCCCCACACTCTGCTCGGCACCAACAGTGTGAGGGGCGTGAGGTGTAAAGTGTTCCCAGTCATCTTCATCACCCCAGACGGTACCATGAGTGAGATTACCATACCCTTCCACCTGGCCTTAGG AGGGAAGACCAGCAAGCGTGCAAGAGACCTTCACCTTGTCAAGACCCTCAAGGCCCACCTCAAGAGTGGCAGTGAGGCGGAGGTTTTGACTGTGATATCAGAAATCAAGACCATGGCAGTGAGGAAGCAGGCAGTGGCAACCCTCATCCTCTCACAGCACCTCACTGTTTCCCTCCTGCAAGGACTCCTGGACCTCTTCCTGCCAATCTACactagagaggaggaggtggaagtca AGGAGGACGTTCAGATGTTGGACCATGAGAGTCGGCTGTTTGGGCAGCAGTTGGTCCGGTTGAGGCAGCTACTGAGCCTTTATCTGGTGCTGAGCAAACTCCACTCAGCAAGGGAAGCCTCACCTGATCCAGAAGACAGTGTGCTGTTGGAG GAATTGGCCAAAATTCTGGTGCTGACTCCAGAGGAGACAACAGACCTCATGTCAGCATGTGGCTGCAATGAACCCTTCAAGGCAGGGAGCTCCAAAAGG GTGAGGTTTCCTGAGGCTGAGTTGGTGCTGAGCATTGGGTCATATATCCGGTGTTGGGATGTGTCTGTTGGGGTCCTGGCCAGAGACGTGGGCACCTCGGCTCTGCCCACACAGCTTAAAGCAGACATACAGCTGGAGAAGAGAATCAGGCTAG GTGAGCTGCTATTTGGTTGGAAATGGCACAGGGAGAGTATCAGGAAGTTCCATGAGTCAGTGGCTACAAGTGGAGCCAACCCTGAGTCCCTGCTGCACCTGGCCCTGGAGCACTGGTCCCATGGCTCCATCCCCGACATAGTGGCCACCCTGCACTTTGGCATGGTGGTGCATACCCTGTCTTCCCTTGCAG AAAGCAAGATCGTTAGTGACGTAAGTGAACAGAGTGAGTGGTGGACTGTGGTGAGGGACAAACTGGTGGCCTCCGAGCAGCCTTATCACGCCTATTTGGCTGCACTGCTGTGCCGAGGAGTCCACGCCACCCTGGAGACAAAGATACATCAgattagagtaaaagagtcggtgaacagaggagaggagatggagatcacagacgaaggaaatgaggagagtaAAACGCAAGCCACTACTACTAAATTTATGTCTCTAAATGACTGGGAAGGACTGTCAATGGAGATGGTAGAATGGAACTTGGTGTTGTGGCAGCTTGGGTGTTTGTTGCCCCTCAGCAGActctcctcctgcctgccctCCAGTGGTCTAGTGAGGCAGCCCAAGCTAGAGGTGTCTGTCAAAATGCTCCTGGACAAGGGTAAAG GCTATGTTGCAGAATTGGTAGCTAACTGGTTCATTGGCTCTGGGATTTCCTTGTCAGTCATTAAGAGGCTGCTCACACAGCatgataaacagaggaagaagaaacagcaattAGACATGGAAGTTGTCGAAGCAGAGGAGGAGACTCAGATTATGCCAGATGAGGCACCTCCTAGCGAGGAAGAATCAGAGAGTGAACTTTACAATTACAACGAAATATTTG AGTTGCTAGAGAATGTGGGAGACAAGTTCCCTCACTCAGTAGCAGGTGACTCTGTGCTCACCAACATGGCCTGGGAACTGGCGGCTGCATGGCACAAGAATCCAGATGACGTCACCCAACTTTCCCAGGCAGTTGCTCACATCGCTGAAATAAAGAACTCTCACATCAGACATG GAGTGTCTGTGATGATCTGGGAGACATGGGTCAGCAAGAGCATTCAAGCTGCCTTAGGTCTAGTGGAAAAGGTTGGCCGCCTTCCCAAAGACAGGTTGTGTCTTCGGGACCTTGGCTTTGGTGAACACACCCTTGCACCAGTGTTCAAAGCTTCCTTCTCCCTGCTGGAACAGGTGCTTGAG GCAAATGTAGTGTGTGAAGTGGAGAAACCACTAGTGCTTACAGCAGACAGGTTCTGGAGTGGTCAGGAAGGCTCTCCTGCGCTGGTGGAACTGACCATCATGCAAAAGGCAACCTGTTATGACCTtgtatatcaccaccaccagttgcTGTCCGTCCTCTTCTTCATTGCTCACCTTAACCTTAAGAACATGAAGCCTCTCTCATGCTTTGATGGCAAG GGTCGCAGCGTTTTCTTCAAGCCTTTGTCAACGACCTGGAATCTAGATGGCCAAACTGACCCCAATGTGTCCAAGGCTCGCATGTCTCTCATGTGTAAGGTCATCAGTGCCTCAGTCAATGCCCTGCCAGACAACAACAGTTCTTCACAG GGCATTCCAGCAGGTGTTCGGCAAGCCCTTGACCTGAGTCGGGGCTGGAACATGGAGGTGGATCCCCTGTACCGGCAGTATATCTGTGAACTTTATAACTCGGGCTTTGACAAACAGGCAGAAGAG ATCATACCTATGGCGAGTGACAGAGCCATGTTGGGGTCCCAGCTGGTGCTCCTTGCCGGCCAGCGCCTTCACCACCACTTGGCCGTCTCCACACGTTCTGCCCACCACCAGGCCCTCACTGCTCCAGCCATCACAGAGTGGCTCAAATCATTA GACTCTGGAAGCTTACGATGCCCTGCAGTACCCCTGAAACTCAGTGTAGAGTTGCTGAGCCAAACGCTGCACCTTCTGCCTGAAGGAACACAGGAGTATCGCATGGCCACGGCACTCCACCAGACCTTCACTGCTTTTGtccaagatgaagaggaggagcctGGTCTACCCACCTAG